A stretch of the Vicinamibacteria bacterium genome encodes the following:
- the ahcY gene encoding adenosylhomocysteinase, producing the protein METGLPLFSRLPYRVKDLSPETVAFGRKEIQLAEHEMPGLMAFREKYRATKPLSGARITGSLHMTIQTAVLIETLRELGAEVRWVSCNIFSTQDHAAAAVVVGPEGTPAKPMGPAVFAWKGETLAEYWWCTLQAFDWPDGKGPNLILDDGGDATLLVHKGVEFEKAGAVPSPATADNKEYAVVLGLLGQLLHERPGFWGPLARGIKGVSEETTTGVHRLYHREKEGTLLFPAFNVNDSVTKSKFDNIYGCRHSLVDGIVRATDVMLSGKLAVICGYGDVGKGCAQALSGQKCRIVVTEVDPICALQACMDGYEVVRLEDVVERADLFITATGNVAIVTAEHMKRMKHNAIVGNIGHFDSEIDMAGLEKVEGVQRVNIKPQVDEWKFPDGHSIIVLSEGRLLNLGNATGHPSFVMSASFSNQVAAQIELYASAGSFENKVYTLPKKLDEEVARLHLDKLGAKLTRLNARQAEYLGVPVDGPYKPDHYR; encoded by the coding sequence ATGGAAACGGGCCTTCCCCTGTTTTCCCGCCTACCCTACCGAGTCAAGGACCTCTCGCCCGAGACCGTGGCCTTCGGGCGGAAGGAGATCCAGCTGGCCGAGCACGAGATGCCCGGGCTCATGGCCTTTCGTGAGAAATATCGAGCGACTAAGCCTCTTTCGGGTGCCCGCATCACGGGCTCTCTCCACATGACCATCCAGACCGCAGTCCTGATCGAGACGCTCCGCGAGCTCGGTGCCGAGGTCCGCTGGGTCAGCTGCAACATCTTTTCGACGCAGGACCACGCCGCCGCCGCGGTGGTCGTCGGTCCTGAGGGCACGCCGGCGAAGCCGATGGGACCAGCGGTCTTCGCCTGGAAAGGCGAGACGCTCGCCGAGTACTGGTGGTGCACGCTCCAGGCGTTCGACTGGCCCGATGGCAAGGGTCCCAATTTGATCCTGGACGATGGGGGCGATGCCACCCTTCTGGTTCACAAAGGGGTCGAGTTCGAGAAGGCCGGCGCGGTGCCCTCACCGGCGACCGCCGACAACAAAGAGTATGCCGTGGTGCTCGGTCTCCTCGGGCAGCTTCTGCACGAGAGGCCCGGCTTCTGGGGCCCGCTCGCCCGAGGTATCAAGGGTGTCAGCGAGGAGACGACCACCGGAGTCCACCGCCTCTACCACCGGGAAAAAGAGGGAACCCTCCTCTTCCCCGCGTTCAACGTCAACGATTCGGTCACCAAGAGCAAGTTCGACAACATCTACGGCTGCCGGCACTCGCTCGTCGACGGAATCGTACGCGCTACCGACGTCATGCTATCGGGCAAGCTGGCCGTCATCTGCGGCTATGGAGACGTGGGAAAGGGATGCGCTCAGGCGCTCTCGGGACAGAAATGTCGCATCGTCGTCACCGAGGTCGACCCGATTTGCGCCCTTCAGGCCTGTATGGACGGTTACGAGGTCGTGCGGCTCGAAGACGTGGTCGAGCGAGCCGATTTGTTCATCACCGCCACCGGCAACGTCGCCATCGTGACGGCCGAGCACATGAAACGCATGAAACACAACGCCATCGTCGGCAACATCGGCCACTTCGACAGCGAGATCGACATGGCAGGTCTCGAGAAGGTCGAGGGCGTCCAGCGGGTCAACATCAAGCCTCAGGTCGACGAGTGGAAGTTCCCCGACGGGCACTCGATCATCGTCCTCTCCGAAGGCCGTCTGTTGAATCTCGGCAATGCCACGGGTCATCCGAGCTTCGTCATGAGTGCGAGCTTCAGCAACCAAGTCGCCGCGCAGATCGAGCTCTACGCGAGCGCTGGATCCTTCGAGAACAAGGTCTACACGCTACCGAAGAAACTGGACGAGGAGGTGGCCCGTCTCCATCTCGACAAGCTGGGCGCCAAGCTCACGAGGCTGAACGCCCGGCAGGCGGAGTACCTGGGCGTTCCCGTCGACGGGCCTTACAAGCCGGACCACTACCGCT